Proteins encoded together in one Telopea speciosissima isolate NSW1024214 ecotype Mountain lineage chromosome 4, Tspe_v1, whole genome shotgun sequence window:
- the LOC122660043 gene encoding histidine-containing phosphotransfer protein 1-like isoform X2, which produces MDVSQMQGQLIDYTASLFREGFLDDQFTQLQQLQDESNPDFVFEVVSLFFEDSERLLNDLGRALTQQIVDFKKVDAHVHQLKGSSSRCLRCLQQVKQEYFLVKNKLESLFRLEQQILAAGGSIPMVE; this is translated from the exons ATGGATGTTAGTCAGATGCAGGGACAGTTGATTGATTACACAGCATCCTTGTTTCGTGAg GGATTTCTGGATGATCAATTCACTCAACTTCAGCAACTGCAAGACGAAAGCAACCCGGATTTCGTCTTCGAAgttgtctctctcttctttgaagATTCTGAGAGGCTTCTCAACGATCTGGGCAGAGCTCT TACTCAGCAGATTGTAGATTTCAAGAAGGTGGATGCCCATGTTCACCAGCTGAAGGGTAGCAGCTCCAG GTGTCTCAGATGTTTGCAACAAGTGAAACAGGAGTACTTCCTTGTGAAGAACAAGCTTGAATCTCTATTCAGG CTGGAGCAACAGATTCTGGCAGCTGGTGGGTCAATCCCAATGGTAGAATAA
- the LOC122660043 gene encoding histidine-containing phosphotransfer protein 1-like isoform X1: MDVSQMQGQLIDYTASLFREGFLDDQFTQLQQLQDESNPDFVFEVVSLFFEDSERLLNDLGRALTQQIVDFKKVDAHVHQLKGSSSSIGAQRVKNACVAFRNFCEEQNTEGCLRCLQQVKQEYFLVKNKLESLFRLEQQILAAGGSIPMVE, from the exons ATGGATGTTAGTCAGATGCAGGGACAGTTGATTGATTACACAGCATCCTTGTTTCGTGAg GGATTTCTGGATGATCAATTCACTCAACTTCAGCAACTGCAAGACGAAAGCAACCCGGATTTCGTCTTCGAAgttgtctctctcttctttgaagATTCTGAGAGGCTTCTCAACGATCTGGGCAGAGCTCT TACTCAGCAGATTGTAGATTTCAAGAAGGTGGATGCCCATGTTCACCAGCTGAAGGGTAGCAGCTCCAG CATAGGTGCACAGAGGGTTAAAAATGCTTGCGTTGCATTTCGCAACTTTTGTGAGGAACAGAACACTGAAGG GTGTCTCAGATGTTTGCAACAAGTGAAACAGGAGTACTTCCTTGTGAAGAACAAGCTTGAATCTCTATTCAGG CTGGAGCAACAGATTCTGGCAGCTGGTGGGTCAATCCCAATGGTAGAATAA